From the Methylomonas sp. MK1 genome, one window contains:
- a CDS encoding addiction module protein yields the protein MNNDPKRIIDAAMQLEPAIRAFIAETLLESLDFEEDFPVSAAWQEEIQRRCAAIDNGTARLVDHESAMAQLRASLA from the coding sequence ATGAACAACGACCCTAAACGCATCATTGACGCCGCGATGCAATTGGAACCAGCAATTCGCGCCTTCATTGCTGAAACGCTATTGGAATCCTTGGATTTTGAGGAAGACTTTCCCGTTTCGGCTGCATGGCAGGAAGAAATTCAGCGCCGTTGTGCTGCCATTGATAACGGAACGGCTCGACTCGTCGATCACGAATCAGCGATGGCTCAATTGCGCGCAAGCCTTGCCTAA
- a CDS encoding DUF4242 domain-containing protein, with protein MPKYIIERDIPGAGQLTQAELQGISQKSCGVLRDMGPRIQWLHSYVTGDKVYCIYIAENEQAIREHAEHGGFPANRIEQITTIIDPTTGD; from the coding sequence ATGCCCAAGTACATCATCGAACGCGACATTCCCGGCGCCGGCCAGCTGACGCAGGCCGAGTTGCAAGGCATTTCCCAAAAATCCTGCGGCGTGTTGCGCGACATGGGGCCGCGTATCCAATGGCTGCACAGCTATGTCACCGGCGACAAGGTGTATTGCATTTATATCGCCGAGAACGAACAAGCGATTCGCGAACACGCCGAGCATGGTGGTTTTCCGGCCAATCGCATTGAACAAATTACCACCATCATTGACCCGACCACGGGCGATTGA
- the dcd gene encoding dCTP deaminase gives MSIKSDKWIRRMAEQHGMIEPFQAGQVRESAQGRIISYGTSSYGYDVRCSNEFKIFTNINSTIVDPKDFDEGSFVDVKSDVCIIPPNSFALARTVEFFRIPRDVLVICLGKSTYARCGIIVNVTPLEPEWEGHVTLEFSNTTPLPAKIYANEGVAQMLFFGGDEVCETSYKDRGGKYQGQTGVTLPKA, from the coding sequence ATGAGCATAAAATCAGACAAATGGATTCGCCGCATGGCCGAGCAACACGGCATGATAGAGCCGTTTCAGGCCGGGCAAGTCCGTGAATCCGCGCAAGGCCGCATCATTTCTTACGGCACCTCCAGCTACGGTTACGACGTACGCTGCTCCAACGAATTTAAAATCTTCACCAACATCAATTCCACCATCGTCGATCCCAAAGACTTTGACGAAGGCAGCTTTGTGGATGTGAAATCCGATGTCTGCATTATTCCGCCCAACTCGTTTGCGCTGGCGCGTACCGTGGAGTTTTTCCGGATTCCGCGCGATGTGCTCGTCATCTGTCTGGGTAAATCGACCTACGCTCGCTGCGGCATTATCGTCAATGTCACGCCGCTGGAACCGGAGTGGGAAGGTCATGTGACGCTGGAGTTTTCCAACACCACCCCACTGCCCGCAAAAATCTACGCCAACGAAGGCGTCGCCCAGATGCTGTTTTTCGGCGGCGATGAAGTCTGCGAAACCTCTTACAAGGATCGCGGCGGCAAATACCAAGGCCAAACCGGAGTTACCTTGCCCAAGGCTTGA
- the glk gene encoding glucokinase translates to MILAGDIGGTKTVLALLDRQADGTLSCLQEQTFASGEFQTFEEILDLFLSDTPIVSSACFGIAGPVVNQRCQTTNLPWLVDGEQLKLRLSTERVKLLNDLEAMAIGMLHLQDQDFIELNPNAEPQTGNIAVIAAGTGLGEAMLHWDGNQYHPIATEGGHCDFAPQNPQQDQLLTYLRDRYPAHVSCERVLSGIGFSNIYDFLAHIRFAPPCPAVPPAAEARGVDRNALISRLGVDGEDPLCRETVRLFAELYGAEAGNLALKAFATGGVFIGGGIGPKIRSALESGEFIQAFVAKGRFQPMLAKLSVKLALNPRTPLLGAMHYFAGQ, encoded by the coding sequence ATGATTCTAGCCGGCGACATTGGCGGAACCAAAACGGTTCTGGCCTTACTCGACAGACAAGCCGACGGCACGCTGAGCTGTTTACAAGAACAAACCTTTGCCAGCGGCGAGTTTCAAACCTTTGAGGAAATTCTGGATCTGTTTCTGAGCGACACTCCAATAGTGTCGTCAGCCTGTTTCGGCATCGCCGGCCCGGTGGTCAATCAACGCTGTCAGACGACGAATTTGCCCTGGCTGGTGGACGGCGAACAGCTCAAACTCCGCTTGAGCACCGAACGCGTGAAATTGTTGAACGATCTGGAAGCGATGGCGATTGGCATGCTTCATCTGCAAGACCAGGACTTCATCGAACTCAACCCCAATGCAGAACCGCAAACCGGCAACATCGCCGTAATCGCCGCCGGCACCGGTCTCGGCGAAGCGATGCTGCATTGGGACGGCAACCAGTATCACCCCATCGCCACCGAAGGCGGTCATTGCGATTTTGCGCCGCAAAACCCGCAACAAGACCAACTTTTGACTTATCTGCGCGACCGTTATCCTGCTCATGTCAGCTGCGAACGGGTGTTGTCCGGTATCGGCTTCAGCAATATCTACGATTTTCTGGCGCACATCCGCTTTGCCCCGCCCTGCCCGGCAGTGCCTCCGGCAGCCGAAGCGCGCGGTGTGGATCGTAATGCGTTGATTTCCCGCCTGGGCGTGGACGGCGAAGACCCCTTGTGCCGCGAAACCGTGCGCTTGTTTGCGGAACTTTACGGCGCCGAAGCCGGTAACTTAGCCTTAAAAGCCTTCGCTACCGGCGGCGTATTCATCGGCGGCGGTATCGGCCCGAAAATCAGATCGGCTTTGGAATCCGGGGAATTTATCCAGGCTTTTGTCGCCAAGGGCCGGTTTCAACCCATGCTCGCCAAATTGTCGGTTAAGTTGGCTTTGAATCCGCGCACCCCCTTGCTGGGGGCGATGCATTACTTTGCCGGTCAATAA
- a CDS encoding sensor domain-containing protein — translation MVQSKQKQASLQKSLSILQAALDSSTDAILVVDLFGKIATFNPQFMRIWGIPAGSLKIGDDEKSLTYALKLLKNRTAFLNRIKEIYKYPKQRYASELEFKDGRVIESYCQPQYLDGQPAGRVWSFRDITEQKTSRRRLAQLSFGMDQMHDSAYLITENASFIYVNNQSCKALGYSHQELLRLSVFDVDPCFPRQVWAAHWAELKIKRSNKLETIHKTKDGRLFPVEVVANYFEYANVGYNLAIARDITERKRIEEALQQAALIYQNSSEAMLLADSDDRILTINAAFTTITGYQSDEVVGKHIDILNSSSHSEAMWQAIQSKGSWQGEIWDKRKNGEIYAKWLTVNTIFDAQQTMQRRVALFSDITEKKKTEGVIWQQANFDPLTQLPNRRMFYDRLSQDIKKAHREHKRLALLFIDLDLFKEVNDTLGHDMGDELLQIAAQRILASVRETDTVARLGGDEFTVILSDVGDPGNAERIAGNLLHKMTECFQLGNEIAYISTSIGIAFYPDDADNLKSLLKHADQAMYAAKRQGRNQYCFFIPTMQESAQARLRLSNDLRLALAGQQFYLCYQPIVELATNTVRKAEALIRWQHPTRGLINPADFIPIAEETGLISSIGNWIFQEAAEQTSRWRQSIHEKFQISINKSPVQFRNERDSHRDWLDTLEALSLSGQSVVIEITEGLLLDANSSVAEQLLSFRDAGIQVSLDDFGTGYSSLSYLKKFDIDYLKIDQSFVRNLAIGSDDMALCEAIIVMAHKLGIKVIAEGIETSSQRDLLTAAGCDFGQGYLFAKPLPAQEFEKLFADCKL, via the coding sequence ATGGTCCAATCCAAGCAGAAACAAGCCAGTTTGCAAAAATCGCTATCAATCCTTCAAGCCGCGCTCGACTCCAGCACCGACGCTATATTGGTAGTCGATCTGTTCGGCAAAATCGCCACCTTCAATCCTCAATTCATGCGGATTTGGGGCATCCCGGCAGGTTCTTTAAAGATCGGCGACGACGAAAAATCGCTGACTTATGCCCTGAAACTCCTAAAAAATCGAACCGCCTTCCTAAACCGCATCAAAGAGATTTATAAATACCCCAAGCAACGCTACGCCAGCGAACTGGAATTTAAAGACGGCCGCGTTATCGAAAGCTATTGCCAACCACAATATCTGGACGGCCAACCGGCCGGCCGGGTTTGGAGTTTTCGGGACATCACCGAGCAAAAAACCTCGCGCAGGCGCTTAGCCCAATTAAGCTTTGGCATGGATCAAATGCACGACAGCGCTTATTTGATTACCGAGAATGCCAGCTTCATCTACGTCAACAACCAATCTTGCAAGGCTTTGGGCTATAGCCATCAAGAACTGTTGCGGTTGAGCGTATTTGATGTAGACCCTTGCTTTCCACGGCAAGTCTGGGCCGCGCATTGGGCGGAACTGAAAATTAAGCGTTCGAATAAGTTGGAAACCATCCACAAAACCAAGGATGGCAGGCTATTTCCGGTGGAAGTGGTGGCCAATTATTTCGAATACGCCAACGTCGGCTATAACTTGGCTATCGCTCGGGACATTACCGAACGTAAGCGTATCGAAGAAGCCCTACAACAGGCCGCACTGATTTATCAAAACAGCAGCGAGGCCATGTTGTTGGCAGACTCAGATGATCGCATCCTCACAATCAACGCCGCGTTTACCACCATTACCGGCTACCAATCCGATGAAGTAGTCGGTAAGCACATAGACATTCTAAACAGCAGCAGCCACAGCGAAGCCATGTGGCAAGCCATTCAAAGCAAGGGCAGTTGGCAGGGCGAAATTTGGGACAAGCGTAAGAACGGCGAGATATATGCCAAGTGGTTAACCGTCAATACCATCTTCGATGCTCAGCAGACCATGCAGCGGCGGGTGGCTTTATTTTCCGATATTACCGAAAAGAAAAAAACCGAAGGCGTGATCTGGCAACAAGCCAATTTCGACCCATTAACCCAATTGCCGAATCGGCGCATGTTTTACGACCGGCTGAGCCAGGACATCAAAAAAGCCCACCGGGAACATAAGCGTCTGGCCCTGTTGTTTATCGATCTGGACTTATTCAAGGAAGTGAACGACACCCTGGGACACGACATGGGCGACGAGTTGCTGCAAATCGCCGCCCAACGCATTTTGGCGAGCGTGCGGGAGACCGATACCGTAGCCCGCCTGGGCGGCGACGAATTTACTGTGATCCTGAGCGATGTCGGCGACCCCGGCAACGCCGAGCGCATAGCCGGCAACCTGTTGCACAAAATGACGGAATGCTTTCAGTTGGGTAACGAAATTGCCTATATTTCCACCAGTATCGGCATCGCTTTTTACCCGGACGATGCCGACAACCTGAAATCTCTGTTAAAGCATGCGGACCAGGCAATGTATGCCGCCAAGCGCCAGGGCCGGAATCAATATTGTTTCTTCATCCCGACCATGCAGGAATCCGCGCAGGCGCGGCTACGGCTAAGCAATGACCTACGACTGGCCTTGGCGGGGCAGCAGTTTTATCTGTGTTACCAACCCATCGTCGAACTGGCTACCAATACTGTGCGGAAAGCGGAAGCACTGATCCGCTGGCAACATCCGACACGCGGCCTGATCAACCCGGCGGATTTTATTCCGATTGCCGAAGAAACCGGTTTGATCAGCAGTATAGGCAATTGGATTTTTCAGGAAGCCGCCGAACAAACCAGCCGCTGGCGGCAATCGATACACGAAAAATTCCAGATCAGTATCAATAAGTCGCCGGTCCAGTTTCGGAATGAACGCGACAGTCATCGCGATTGGCTGGACACACTGGAGGCGCTGAGTCTTTCCGGGCAAAGCGTCGTCATCGAAATTACCGAAGGCCTGTTACTGGATGCCAATAGCAGCGTGGCCGAGCAACTGCTGTCGTTCCGCGACGCAGGTATTCAGGTGTCGCTGGATGATTTCGGCACCGGCTATTCCTCGTTGTCTTATCTGAAAAAGTTCGACATCGATTACCTGAAGATTGATCAGAGCTTCGTCCGCAATCTGGCGATAGGCTCCGACGACATGGCCTTATGCGAGGCAATCATCGTGATGGCCCACAAACTGGGAATAAAAGTGATTGCCGAAGGCATAGAAACCTCAAGCCAACGGGATTTGCTTACTGCGGCAGGTTGCGATTTCGGACAAGGCTATTTGTTCGCAAAGCCATTACCGGCTCAGGAATTTGAGAAATTGTTTGCCGATTGTAAGCTTTAA
- a CDS encoding type II toxin-antitoxin system RelE/ParE family toxin, with product MLVIWNDEALTEANAATLYYREKQAELGQRFVDAVEDAAAKIAHRPLLYRKLAGDVRKCKLPHFPFGIVYSVREDAIYIIAVMHMRQEPGYWKHRIKA from the coding sequence ATGCTGGTTATTTGGAATGATGAGGCATTGACCGAAGCGAATGCAGCTACCTTGTATTATCGGGAAAAACAAGCGGAGTTGGGGCAGCGTTTTGTCGATGCTGTTGAGGACGCGGCAGCAAAAATCGCTCACCGACCATTGCTATATCGCAAATTAGCGGGCGATGTTCGCAAATGCAAACTACCTCACTTCCCTTTCGGCATTGTTTACAGCGTTCGAGAGGATGCGATATACATCATCGCCGTGATGCATATGCGACAAGAACCGGGTTATTGGAAGCATCGGATTAAAGCGTAA
- a CDS encoding glycoside hydrolase family 15 protein, producing the protein MPDYLNATSQSIKYMMPTSQTETLDQYYQQVQDIILKRQDWISGLLPASTAVTTHGNYTDAWVRDNVYSILAAWGLGLAYRKVGGQQERTYLLEQSVVKLMRGLLTAMMRQAAKVEKFKHSQDPLDALHAKYKTTSGEVVVGDSEWGHLQLDATSLFLLMLAQMTASGLRIVFSIDEVNFVQNLVHYVSRAYRTPDYGIWERGNKMNHGLAELNASSIGMAKAALEAMSGCNLFGKDGGQTAIIHVISDDIARTRITLEALLPRESISKEVDSAVLSVTGFPAFAVDNKALRERTEGLIIDKLQGRYGCKRFLLDGHQTVIEDHQRLHYEPHELKQFMDIECEWPLFFCYLLLNKLFAGDTEGVGDYRRRLEDLLVEQNGQWLLPELYIVPESAISAEKRHPHSQTRVPNENVPLVWAQSLYILGGLLQDGLISVDDIDPLGRYKSTRLYPNSTLQIALLAEDEQVQAELRERGIPSQTLTEIAPIQVRDASELAAAYTQVGRNDRIGLTGRPLRQLRTLATSKLYVLAGEPLLFLPQFMNQKGFYIAMDNQLLIQRLRTELAYIIRHWDNPAQPLLVINIKHNMLGNEDRQVLLGFIEQLSQGNVQGTPVKLGLLTDFVQTASHEKIGNLHGFSFSEASWEEVERPFANLLAHNNQASQALDSFVLTEWEIGDDNQLVEQLRNNPNLYAQLEALTLLCQRHGLDYDTGLRNDDNQPGRVRDFLEEVYVRAGDRHAWNVVRRCASLLGKYDINLEQAATEILVRQHGLTVGRAYSGKATLRRPTDSWQILDTIRTFNPNDSSQQIIVQELIIYLGMLIKLKPELFADMHTIRVGHILQLIIARQKRLSSSSLDQAFSDILSLPPHQVADLLQETLEDYNNSENQLGQVETLHCEGPHRDLTAARFPESMNPKDRGDADDWYAWREQQGSVGRENEAFFAGVWDLLHHCKGLMVGEKYNSKRRIDSEIMLAQMTAGEQSFRLHINHILNKIQAPVYRQLSVEALRALASIVRDYPDLYIDDTLVTDILIGHAVRISWLQQHPQYRDHYEECVSLAWQAFYQLPPHALANAILDALIHLLNNATPTS; encoded by the coding sequence GTGCCCGATTATTTAAACGCCACCTCACAATCCATTAAATACATGATGCCGACCAGTCAAACCGAGACGCTCGACCAGTATTATCAGCAAGTTCAAGACATTATCCTGAAACGCCAGGATTGGATAAGTGGCCTGTTACCGGCCAGCACCGCCGTCACCACCCACGGCAATTACACCGACGCCTGGGTGCGGGACAATGTCTATAGCATCTTGGCAGCCTGGGGCCTGGGGCTGGCATACCGTAAAGTGGGGGGGCAACAGGAACGCACCTATCTACTGGAACAAAGCGTCGTCAAACTGATGCGCGGTCTGTTGACGGCGATGATGCGGCAAGCGGCAAAGGTCGAAAAATTCAAGCACAGCCAGGACCCGCTGGACGCGCTGCATGCCAAATACAAAACCACTAGCGGTGAAGTGGTGGTGGGCGACAGCGAATGGGGCCATTTGCAACTGGACGCGACCTCCTTATTCTTGCTGATGCTGGCGCAAATGACCGCCTCGGGCTTGCGGATTGTGTTCAGCATCGACGAAGTCAATTTCGTGCAAAACCTGGTGCATTACGTCAGCCGGGCTTATCGCACGCCAGACTATGGCATCTGGGAACGCGGCAATAAAATGAATCACGGTCTGGCGGAATTGAATGCCAGCTCGATAGGCATGGCCAAGGCCGCGCTGGAAGCCATGTCAGGCTGCAATTTGTTCGGCAAGGACGGAGGGCAAACTGCGATCATCCACGTGATCAGCGACGACATCGCCCGCACCCGCATCACCTTGGAAGCTCTGCTGCCGCGCGAATCCATTTCTAAGGAAGTCGATTCGGCGGTGCTCAGCGTTACCGGCTTTCCGGCCTTCGCGGTAGACAATAAAGCGCTACGCGAACGCACCGAAGGCTTGATAATCGACAAACTGCAAGGCCGCTACGGCTGCAAACGCTTCTTGTTGGACGGCCATCAAACGGTCATCGAAGACCATCAACGCTTGCATTACGAACCGCACGAATTAAAACAGTTCATGGACATCGAATGCGAATGGCCGCTGTTTTTCTGCTACTTATTACTGAATAAGCTGTTTGCCGGCGATACTGAAGGGGTTGGCGATTATCGCCGCCGCCTGGAAGACCTGCTGGTGGAACAAAACGGCCAATGGCTGTTGCCCGAACTTTACATCGTGCCGGAAAGCGCCATCAGCGCCGAAAAGCGCCATCCGCATAGCCAAACTCGCGTCCCCAACGAAAACGTGCCGCTGGTCTGGGCGCAGAGTCTGTATATCCTGGGCGGATTATTGCAAGACGGCTTGATCAGCGTGGACGACATCGATCCGCTGGGGCGCTACAAATCCACCCGCTTATACCCCAACTCTACTTTGCAGATCGCCTTGCTGGCGGAAGATGAACAAGTCCAGGCCGAATTGCGCGAGCGCGGTATTCCGTCGCAAACTTTAACTGAAATCGCGCCGATCCAAGTGCGAGACGCCAGCGAATTAGCCGCCGCTTACACCCAAGTGGGCCGCAACGACCGTATTGGACTCACTGGTCGGCCCTTAAGGCAACTACGCACGCTAGCCACCTCCAAGCTTTACGTGCTTGCAGGCGAACCTTTATTGTTTTTACCGCAATTTATGAACCAAAAAGGATTCTACATTGCGATGGACAACCAGTTGCTGATTCAACGGTTGCGTACCGAACTGGCCTACATCATCCGCCACTGGGACAACCCCGCGCAGCCTCTATTGGTCATCAATATCAAGCACAACATGCTCGGCAATGAAGACCGGCAAGTGTTGCTGGGCTTTATCGAACAACTCAGCCAGGGCAATGTGCAAGGCACGCCGGTTAAGCTCGGGCTATTAACCGATTTTGTCCAAACCGCCAGCCACGAAAAAATCGGCAACCTGCACGGTTTTAGTTTCTCGGAAGCCAGTTGGGAAGAAGTCGAACGCCCTTTCGCCAATTTGCTGGCCCACAACAACCAAGCCTCGCAAGCACTGGATAGCTTCGTATTGACCGAGTGGGAAATCGGTGACGACAACCAACTAGTGGAACAGTTGCGCAATAACCCCAACCTCTATGCCCAGTTGGAAGCCCTCACCTTACTCTGCCAACGTCACGGGCTTGATTACGACACCGGCTTACGCAACGATGATAACCAGCCGGGACGGGTGCGCGACTTTTTGGAAGAAGTCTATGTCCGAGCCGGCGACCGCCACGCCTGGAATGTGGTACGTCGCTGCGCCAGCTTACTGGGCAAATACGATATTAACCTGGAGCAAGCCGCCACCGAGATTCTGGTGCGCCAGCATGGCTTGACCGTGGGCCGCGCCTACAGCGGCAAGGCCACCTTGCGCCGTCCGACCGACTCCTGGCAAATCCTGGACACCATCCGCACCTTTAATCCCAACGACAGCAGCCAGCAGATCATCGTGCAGGAATTGATTATCTACCTGGGCATGCTGATCAAGTTAAAGCCGGAACTGTTCGCCGACATGCACACGATCCGGGTCGGCCACATTCTGCAATTGATTATCGCCCGACAAAAACGTCTGAGCAGCAGCTCGCTGGATCAGGCGTTTAGCGATATTTTGTCCCTGCCGCCACATCAAGTCGCGGACTTATTGCAAGAGACCCTGGAAGATTACAACAACAGTGAAAACCAGCTCGGCCAAGTCGAAACCCTGCACTGCGAAGGTCCGCATCGCGATTTAACCGCAGCGCGTTTCCCTGAATCGATGAACCCGAAAGACCGCGGCGACGCCGACGATTGGTATGCTTGGCGCGAACAGCAAGGCAGCGTCGGCCGTGAGAACGAAGCCTTCTTCGCCGGGGTCTGGGACTTGCTGCATCATTGTAAAGGCCTGATGGTTGGTGAAAAATACAATAGCAAACGCCGGATCGACAGCGAGATCATGCTGGCGCAAATGACCGCCGGCGAACAAAGCTTCAGGCTGCATATCAACCATATTCTGAATAAAATTCAAGCGCCGGTTTACCGGCAATTGAGCGTCGAAGCCTTACGCGCACTGGCATCCATCGTCCGCGATTATCCGGATCTATACATTGACGACACCTTGGTCACGGATATTTTGATCGGCCATGCGGTCAGAATCAGCTGGCTACAGCAGCATCCGCAATACCGCGATCATTACGAAGAATGCGTATCGCTGGCTTGGCAAGCGTTTTACCAGCTGCCGCCGCATGCGCTGGCCAACGCGATACTCGATGCTTTGATCCACTTGCTCAATAACGCCACCCCAACCTCATGA
- a CDS encoding TetR/AcrR family transcriptional regulator: MAKLAPKQLKKDKLLEQGVSLLLEKGYHATGLKEILDTVQIPKGSFYAYFESKERFAAEAIHHYIEPFIQRLSGYLQNPETDGLAALKAYYLGLIAEVAQTGFKGGCLLGNLMGEIGDTSPLCRDALLDAVGRYSALQQAALERGQKQGSVRLDRSAKSMADLMLNGWQGALLRMKVEQSVEPLQAVCRDLLDDYFRA; this comes from the coding sequence ATGGCGAAATTGGCACCCAAACAGCTCAAAAAAGACAAGCTCCTGGAGCAGGGCGTCAGCTTACTGCTGGAAAAAGGCTATCACGCCACCGGCTTGAAAGAGATCCTGGATACCGTGCAAATTCCCAAGGGCTCGTTTTACGCTTATTTTGAAAGTAAGGAACGCTTCGCGGCGGAAGCAATTCATCATTACATCGAGCCGTTCATTCAACGGCTGTCGGGATATTTGCAAAACCCGGAAACGGACGGCTTGGCGGCTTTGAAGGCTTACTACTTGGGATTGATAGCCGAGGTGGCGCAAACCGGTTTCAAGGGCGGTTGTCTGCTGGGCAATTTAATGGGCGAGATCGGCGACACCAGTCCCTTATGCCGCGATGCCTTATTGGATGCCGTCGGCAGGTATAGTGCGTTACAGCAAGCGGCGTTGGAACGCGGCCAAAAGCAAGGTTCCGTAAGACTGGATCGCTCGGCGAAAAGTATGGCGGATTTGATGTTGAACGGTTGGCAGGGGGCGCTATTGCGGATGAAGGTCGAACAATCAGTGGAGCCTTTGCAGGCGGTTTGTCGGGATTTGTTGGATGATTATTTTAGAGCGTGA